GAGCAGGCTGCGCGGTTGTTCGTAGAGGAACAGCGAGGCTGCTTTCGTCTCCTGGTAAATCTTTTCTTGTTCCCTGGCGATGGCGTCTTCGATATCTTTCTGGAGTGCGGCCTGGTTCTCGTCGAAGTTCTTCTGGGCGAGGAACATTTCGTTCTGGATGTTGCGGAAACCGAGGAACGAGAGGATGGCCGTAGGCATGATGATGCCGCCTACGAACACGAGGATGAGAATCAGGTTGCCTTTGGAAAAGCGCATCGTCACCCCGCGTTATAGGGGGAGACTGGCCGAAATGCTTGGGAACAGCAGCACAAGGACGCTGCTCGCCATGAGCAGCATTACCAGTGAAAGGGCGAGCCCGGTTGTAATGAGTAGCGCTTTGGTCACTTGACGATGTTTGCCTTGTGGGTTACGGAAACACGGTGTCCGGTTTCAATACGGCGGTTGTTGGAATAAGCTTCGCGGACGAGGACTGCCGATTCGTTGTTGGAGGCGCGCGCTATGACTCCGCGGCCGAGCAGGCGCGGGGGAATTGCGGCATCGGACTTGTCTTCTTCCCAGATGGCGATAGCGTCGCCAGTCTCGTAGCCCTGGCTTGCGCCCTTGTTGATGAGCACGTAGGAGTAGCTCCCGATAATGAGCATCGGGTCCATCGCGTAGCGGATCTGGGCCATCGAGTCGATGTTCGATTCGGTGACGTTGTCATAGCCGGTCACGTTGATCGGATCGATCGGGTGCTTGAGGCGAGCCTTGGATTGGTTAATCTTGATTTCGCGGAAGCTCTGCATGATAATCGCGCGCGAAAGCGTGTCACCGATTGCGGTAATCTTTGCCACACCCGAAAGCTTGAGGAGCGCGTACTTGTCGAAGCTGCGCCCGCGGTTCGACGGGACTTCGATGGCCTTCGCGTCAAGAATTTCCACGAGGTCGCCCTTCTTCAGGCCGGGATTGGTCTTCTTGCCGACTCCGACGACGACTTCCATTTCGGGAATGTGGATGATGGGTTCCTTCT
This genomic window from Fibrobacter sp. contains:
- a CDS encoding LysM peptidoglycan-binding domain-containing protein; protein product: MKFFKCATITLGLSALIASAYVVKEGDTLWDLSDEYLHDPFAWPDLWENNRHIQDPHWIYPGDSIYLGDSIRDEHVMVIPADKKKYPCKAAVADSNLPKGRGYKVNSAGCDEMDERSGEFENMLGNLRDKDKKNKKKKQEEDSYYYKKRPAPKIFNGYYQILAPEIYSLDSLKKDSNFISVRSGEKKEPIIHIPEMEVVVGVGKKTNPGLKKGDLVEILDAKAIEVPSNRGRSFDKYALLKLSGVAKITAIGDTLSRAIIMQSFREIKINQSKARLKHPIDPINVTGYDNVTESNIDSMAQIRYAMDPMLIIGSYSYVLINKGASQGYETGDAIAIWEEDKSDAAIPPRLLGRGVIARASNNESAVLVREAYSNNRRIETGHRVSVTHKANIVK